The Chitinophagales bacterium genome window below encodes:
- a CDS encoding MraY family glycosyltransferase produces the protein MNSLEQIPVFNLVFFGLFFAIAIFFSILINFLILRFSRNLGMRNVQEAGEQIRWSAESKPSLGGFSFYIVFLISIAVLGIAPLDGNEYFSKELIGLLVASSLGFLLGLADDAYNTNPLVKFIGQFTCASLLILTGYTIEATNIPELNYLLSMIWVIGLMNSINMLDNMDGITTSVSISILLGALLLILLNGYIDNHYLIIILGVLGSLIGFLFFNWHPSKMYMGDTGSQFLGVLLAGISMLFFWNFRSNNIEFFELRQFIIPALLFIVPLIDTTTVFIRRLARRQSPFVGGKDHITHHLAYLGLSDRWVAVVLFLISLISIPLVYLVYQNFAEWKFQYTLMGVGYCLALFLIFQLLYEKGKRMQKHKKE, from the coding sequence TTGAATAGTTTAGAACAAATCCCTGTTTTTAATCTGGTCTTTTTCGGCCTTTTCTTTGCCATTGCCATATTTTTTTCAATATTGATTAATTTCTTGATTTTAAGGTTTTCAAGAAATCTTGGAATGCGGAATGTGCAGGAAGCCGGAGAACAGATCAGGTGGAGTGCTGAATCAAAACCTTCACTCGGGGGCTTTAGCTTTTATATTGTTTTTCTGATTTCCATAGCTGTATTGGGTATTGCGCCCTTAGATGGCAATGAATATTTCAGCAAAGAATTGATTGGCCTATTGGTAGCATCAAGCCTGGGCTTTTTACTTGGACTTGCAGACGATGCCTATAATACCAATCCACTGGTGAAGTTTATAGGGCAGTTTACCTGTGCAAGCCTGCTTATACTCACCGGATACACCATAGAAGCAACCAATATTCCAGAGCTCAATTACCTGCTTTCAATGATTTGGGTCATTGGGCTGATGAATTCCATCAATATGCTGGACAATATGGATGGCATTACTACATCCGTGTCTATTTCTATTCTGCTGGGCGCTTTATTGCTGATTTTGCTAAACGGGTATATAGACAATCATTACCTGATTATAATTCTTGGGGTTCTAGGAAGTTTAATAGGCTTTTTGTTTTTCAACTGGCATCCTTCAAAAATGTATATGGGCGATACCGGTAGCCAATTCCTGGGTGTATTGCTTGCAGGCATAAGTATGCTGTTTTTCTGGAATTTCAGGAGCAATAATATTGAGTTTTTTGAGCTCCGTCAATTCATTATTCCAGCTTTGCTTTTTATAGTGCCACTGATTGATACTACAACTGTTTTTATAAGAAGGCTTGCAAGAAGACAATCGCCATTTGTTGGCGGGAAAGACCACATCACGCACCATCTGGCCTATCTCGGACTCTCCGACAGGTGGGTTGCTGTCGTGCTTTTTCTTATCTCTTTAATTTCCATTCCACTGGTTTATTTGGTTTATCAAAATTTTGCAGAATGGAAGTTTCAATATACTTTAATGGGGGTGGGTTATTGCCTTGCGCTGTTTTTGATCTTTCAGTTGCTTTACGAAAAAGGAAAAAGAATGCAAAAGCACAAAAAAGAATAA
- a CDS encoding tryptophan 2,3-dioxygenase family protein yields the protein MEQDPLLTEKLEKLREKYAAMGQDMLSYIDGLLYADYLTYWDYIRLDVLLNLQVPRTPYPDEKIFILYHQITELYFRLVLHAGEQVRERGDKLTSSFFTTQVKRMNSYFESLIKSFEIMIEGMDKQQFLKFRMALLPASGFQSAQYRIIELMATDAYLLTWHEKRAEFDKRTDAKRLYKNLYWKKGATELETKKKTLTLKQFEVKYGDDFIEMIDEYRKQNLYFLYRKLKRESKENLDNLKHELRKLDHYANVQWPLMHYRSAVRYLQKDPEDIKATGGTNWQKYLPPRNQFIVFYPELWTELELKEWGVKEFRKEFMP from the coding sequence ATGGAACAGGATCCGCTATTGACCGAGAAACTTGAAAAACTCCGGGAGAAATATGCTGCTATGGGTCAGGATATGCTGTCCTATATTGACGGTTTGCTTTATGCTGATTACCTGACTTATTGGGATTATATCCGCCTTGATGTGCTACTGAACTTACAAGTTCCCCGTACACCCTATCCCGATGAAAAGATATTTATCCTATACCACCAGATTACAGAGCTTTATTTTCGCTTGGTATTGCATGCAGGAGAGCAAGTGAGGGAGCGCGGAGATAAACTTACGTCATCTTTTTTTACCACGCAGGTGAAGCGCATGAACAGTTATTTCGAAAGTCTGATCAAGTCTTTTGAAATAATGATCGAAGGCATGGACAAGCAGCAGTTTCTGAAATTTAGAATGGCTCTGCTGCCTGCCAGTGGATTTCAATCTGCTCAATATCGAATAATTGAGTTGATGGCTACCGATGCCTACCTTTTGACATGGCATGAAAAAAGAGCAGAGTTCGATAAGCGGACAGACGCCAAAAGATTGTACAAAAACCTTTACTGGAAAAAAGGGGCAACTGAATTGGAAACCAAAAAGAAAACGCTAACACTCAAACAATTTGAGGTCAAATATGGAGATGATTTCATAGAAATGATCGATGAATATCGCAAGCAAAACCTTTATTTTCTATATCGCAAGCTAAAAAGGGAAAGCAAAGAAAACCTGGATAATTTAAAACACGAGCTGCGCAAATTAGACCATTATGCAAATGTGCAGTGGCCATTAATGCACTACCGCTCTGCTGTGCGTTATCTGCAAAAAGATCCTGAAGACATTAAAGCAACAGGCGGTACCAATTGGCAAAAATACCTGCCTCCGAGAAACCAGTTCATTGTTTTTTATCCCGAACTCTGGACAGAATTGGAATTAAAGGAATGGGGCGTGAAAGAATTCCGAAAAGAATTTATGCCTTAA
- a CDS encoding Rid family hydrolase, which produces MSDKTYSDKAPKPVGLYPHAKKAGNLLFLSGVGPRRANSDKNDSKVPGLELDHNGNFKEFDFEAQCHSVFQNVKAILESSGAEWEDLVDVTVFLTNMKRDFHAFNRIYAEYFKENQPCRTTVEVNSLPTPIAIELKCIAAFKA; this is translated from the coding sequence ATGAGTGACAAAACATACAGCGATAAAGCACCTAAGCCGGTTGGCTTGTATCCTCATGCCAAGAAAGCGGGAAATTTATTATTTCTTTCGGGAGTAGGGCCTCGAAGGGCCAATTCTGATAAAAACGATTCAAAAGTTCCGGGACTGGAATTGGACCACAACGGAAATTTCAAGGAATTTGATTTTGAAGCACAATGCCATTCTGTATTTCAGAATGTAAAAGCCATTTTGGAATCCTCCGGAGCTGAATGGGAAGACTTGGTGGACGTAACGGTTTTCCTTACCAATATGAAAAGGGATTTTCATGCTTTCAATCGCATTTATGCGGAGTATTTTAAGGAAAACCAACCTTGTAGAACCACGGTGGAAGTAAACAGCTTACCCACTCCTATTGCAATAGAGTTAAAGTGTATTGCAGCCTTTAAGGCATAA
- a CDS encoding aldehyde dehydrogenase has protein sequence MEKLLNYINGKLIEPESGQWLNNIEPATGKCYSKIPLSNKKDLDIAVEAAQKAFPEWSNCGHETRSEWLLKLSDAIEAHMDALVAAESKDNGKPEKLARAVDIPRASANFRFFAKAASQFASESHFMEGEAINYTLRRPLGIVGCISPWNLPLYLFTWKIAPALATGNCVIAKPSEITPMTAFILSKICIEIGFPKGVLNVLHGNGAEIGQEIVSHPKIKAISFTGGTQTGKQIAATAAPMFKKLSLELGGKNPNIIFDDANFENALNTSVKSSFANQGQICLCGSRIFIQESIYKKFKTAFAAKVKALNIGDPLDPKNQMGAVVSKAHLEKIEHYVDLAVKSGGKIIAGGKRISLDGRCKQGYFFEPTIIEGLDAFCQINQEEIFGPVVSLIPFKEEQEVLEFANSTAYGLSSTIWTNNLNRAHRMAEKIESGIVWVNTWLLRDLRTPFGGTKQSGVGREGGWEAMRFFTEAKNICIKYQ, from the coding sequence ATGGAAAAACTACTGAATTATATCAATGGCAAACTCATAGAGCCGGAATCCGGACAATGGCTAAACAATATTGAACCCGCCACCGGAAAATGCTATTCTAAAATCCCGCTTTCTAATAAAAAGGATTTAGATATTGCAGTAGAAGCTGCACAAAAAGCTTTTCCGGAATGGAGCAATTGCGGTCATGAAACCCGCTCAGAATGGCTACTGAAACTCTCCGATGCCATTGAAGCGCATATGGATGCATTGGTAGCTGCTGAAAGCAAGGACAATGGAAAACCCGAAAAATTGGCCCGTGCAGTGGATATCCCAAGGGCTTCAGCCAATTTTAGGTTTTTTGCCAAAGCAGCTTCGCAATTTGCCTCAGAATCGCATTTTATGGAAGGCGAGGCCATCAATTATACGCTGCGCAGACCTTTGGGAATTGTGGGCTGTATTTCCCCCTGGAATTTACCTTTGTATCTTTTCACCTGGAAAATAGCTCCGGCACTTGCAACAGGAAACTGTGTGATTGCCAAACCCTCCGAAATCACCCCGATGACGGCTTTTATTTTGAGTAAAATCTGTATTGAGATAGGTTTTCCAAAAGGTGTATTGAATGTTTTGCACGGCAATGGAGCTGAAATCGGGCAGGAAATTGTATCGCACCCGAAAATCAAGGCAATTTCATTTACGGGAGGAACACAAACTGGCAAACAAATAGCAGCCACCGCAGCACCGATGTTCAAGAAACTCTCATTGGAATTGGGCGGAAAAAACCCCAATATTATTTTCGATGATGCCAATTTTGAAAATGCACTGAATACTTCTGTGAAATCCTCATTTGCCAATCAGGGACAGATTTGTTTGTGTGGTTCCCGAATTTTTATCCAGGAAAGCATTTACAAAAAATTTAAAACCGCATTTGCAGCAAAAGTCAAAGCTTTGAATATTGGCGATCCATTAGATCCTAAAAATCAGATGGGGGCAGTGGTTTCAAAAGCACATTTGGAAAAAATTGAGCATTATGTTGATCTGGCAGTGAAAAGCGGAGGAAAAATAATAGCAGGAGGAAAACGTATTTCCCTTGATGGCCGCTGTAAACAGGGCTATTTCTTTGAACCCACAATCATCGAAGGACTAGATGCTTTTTGCCAAATCAACCAAGAGGAAATATTCGGCCCTGTAGTCAGTCTGATTCCTTTCAAAGAAGAACAGGAAGTTTTGGAATTTGCCAATAGCACAGCTTATGGTCTATCATCTACAATATGGACGAATAATCTAAACAGGGCACATCGTATGGCGGAAAAAATAGAAAGTGGCATTGTATGGGTCAATACCTGGCTTTTGCGCGATTTGCGGACTCCCTTTGGAGGCACCAAACAATCAGGTGTGGGACGGGAAGGTGGCTGGGAAGCCATGCGTTTTTTCACAGAAGCAAAAAACATTTGCATCAAATACCAATAA
- a CDS encoding SDR family oxidoreductase, with protein sequence MNLDLKGKNALVSGSSSGIGRAIAEELALLGANITLVARSADKLANVMRHLDDSVGQSHEYLIADFGNPNELKTKINAHLKNNNKKFQILVNNTGGPPGGMAIHARVEEYQEAFRKHLVCNHILVQAVLDGMKKSGYGRIINVISTSVKQPLQELGVSNTIRGAVANWSKTLSNELGEFGITVNNILPGATATERLAEIVESKASKKGLSKQAVEEAMKAKIPLKRFAEPNEIAAAAAFLASPAAAYVNGINMPIDGGRTGSL encoded by the coding sequence ATGAATTTAGATTTAAAAGGAAAAAACGCCCTGGTTTCCGGCAGCAGTAGTGGAATTGGTCGCGCCATCGCTGAAGAACTTGCCTTGCTTGGTGCCAATATCACTCTTGTTGCACGCAGTGCCGACAAATTGGCCAATGTAATGCGCCACTTGGATGACAGCGTGGGCCAAAGCCACGAATACCTGATAGCCGATTTCGGCAACCCGAACGAGTTAAAGACCAAGATAAACGCACATTTAAAAAACAACAATAAAAAATTTCAGATTCTTGTAAACAATACCGGTGGCCCTCCTGGAGGAATGGCCATTCACGCAAGAGTAGAAGAATACCAAGAGGCTTTCAGGAAGCATTTGGTCTGCAATCATATTCTTGTTCAGGCGGTACTTGATGGAATGAAAAAAAGCGGCTATGGACGCATTATCAATGTGATCTCTACTTCTGTAAAACAGCCGCTGCAAGAGCTGGGCGTATCCAATACCATTCGCGGAGCAGTGGCCAATTGGTCCAAAACACTGTCCAATGAACTGGGAGAATTCGGCATTACGGTAAACAATATATTGCCGGGTGCTACTGCAACCGAGCGCCTTGCGGAAATTGTAGAGAGCAAAGCCTCTAAAAAAGGCCTTTCCAAACAGGCAGTAGAGGAAGCCATGAAAGCAAAAATACCATTGAAACGATTTGCCGAGCCCAATGAAATAGCGGCAGCAGCGGCTTTTCTTGCAAGCCCGGCAGCAGCATATGTCAATGGCATCAATATGCCCATAGATGGCGGAAGAACAGGATCTTTGTAA
- the polA gene encoding DNA polymerase I, which translates to MANSDKRLFLLDAFALIYRSYFAFSRSPIVNSKGMNTSAIYGFTNTLMELLNKENPSHIAVVFDSMEQITDRAAEHDFYKANREKMPEDIALAIPIIKKLLEAFQIPTMELAGYEADDIIGTLAKKAEKEGYTTYMVTPDKDFGQLVSDNILMYKPSYQGKPREILGIKEVKEKWDIDRIDQVIDMLGMSGDASDNIPGIPGVGPKTAVKLLKEYGSMEALYEHTDELKGKLKERVEENKEQAFISKQLATIIIDAPVDLDEEDVTRSEPNKKLLEELFTELEFRALGKRILGDDFSVNTEKKVNKTGQLDLFSQNEGSNNPPVDELKPDNGGKHIENTDHKYHLVESDSAIEKLIALLEKSKGFCFDTETTSLDANNCELVGLSFSLKAKEAYYVPVPEDQDKAKALLKKFKAVFEDEKIEKTGQNLKYDIVVLMWYDVFVKGSLFDTMLAHYLLDPDSSHKMDRLAENFLGYSPVDIESLIGKKGKNQGSMRDVPLDKIKEYASEDADITLQLREKFEPMIKEEGMDKLFHEIETPLVRVLAEMEKEGVALDTDFLKKYSETLNTDILKHREKVFELAGTEFNMDSPKQLGTVLFDKMEIPYTGKKTKTGQYSTNEEKLSKLANEHEIVEYILDYRELTKLKSTYVDALPNAINPKTGRVHSHFLQTVTATGRLSSNNPNLQNIPIRTERGRKVRQAFIPRSEEYVIMAADYSQIELRLVADISGDEAMLNAFKEGQDIHASTAAKLYKVPLEEVTRKMRGNAKMVNFGIIYGISAYGLSQRANIPRRDAAQMIEDYFKEYSGIKKYMTESVEFAKKNGYAKTLMGRKRYLRDIDSRNATVRGFAERNAINTPIQGSAADMIKIAMVALHKELAQKNWKSKLTLQVHDELVFDAHKDELEELKPLVESCMKNTLDLKVPILVEMGTGKNWLEAH; encoded by the coding sequence ATGGCCAATTCAGACAAAAGACTCTTTTTACTCGATGCTTTTGCATTGATCTATCGTTCCTATTTTGCTTTCAGCAGAAGTCCCATTGTCAACTCCAAAGGCATGAATACTTCGGCTATTTATGGATTCACCAATACTTTAATGGAATTGCTCAACAAGGAAAACCCCTCTCATATTGCAGTGGTATTCGACTCTATGGAGCAAATTACAGACCGCGCTGCCGAGCATGATTTTTACAAAGCCAATCGGGAGAAAATGCCGGAGGATATTGCACTTGCCATTCCTATTATCAAAAAATTGCTGGAAGCCTTTCAAATTCCAACAATGGAACTGGCCGGCTATGAAGCAGATGACATTATTGGCACCCTGGCCAAAAAGGCAGAAAAGGAAGGCTATACCACCTACATGGTTACGCCCGATAAAGATTTTGGGCAATTGGTAAGCGATAATATTCTTATGTATAAACCCTCTTACCAGGGAAAGCCCAGGGAAATTCTGGGCATAAAGGAAGTAAAGGAAAAATGGGACATCGACCGAATAGACCAGGTAATAGATATGCTGGGCATGTCGGGCGATGCTTCAGATAATATTCCCGGAATACCTGGCGTGGGGCCCAAAACAGCGGTCAAGCTTTTAAAAGAATACGGCTCTATGGAAGCGTTGTACGAACATACAGATGAGCTCAAAGGCAAACTGAAAGAACGGGTAGAAGAAAACAAAGAGCAGGCGTTCATCTCCAAGCAGCTCGCCACAATTATAATTGATGCTCCTGTTGATCTGGACGAGGAAGATGTGACCCGCTCTGAACCCAATAAAAAACTCCTGGAAGAACTCTTTACCGAGCTTGAATTCAGGGCTTTGGGCAAGCGGATACTGGGGGATGACTTTTCTGTGAATACCGAAAAGAAAGTAAACAAGACAGGGCAGTTGGATCTTTTTAGTCAAAATGAAGGCAGCAATAATCCGCCTGTAGATGAACTTAAACCTGACAATGGAGGAAAGCATATTGAAAATACAGACCACAAATACCATCTTGTAGAAAGCGACAGTGCAATTGAAAAACTAATAGCGCTACTTGAAAAATCCAAAGGCTTTTGCTTCGATACAGAAACCACTTCCCTGGATGCCAACAACTGCGAACTGGTGGGGCTTTCTTTTTCCCTAAAAGCAAAAGAGGCTTATTACGTGCCGGTTCCAGAAGATCAGGATAAGGCCAAAGCCCTGCTCAAAAAGTTTAAAGCTGTATTTGAGGATGAGAAAATCGAGAAGACAGGGCAAAACCTGAAATACGATATTGTGGTTTTGATGTGGTATGATGTCTTTGTGAAGGGCAGCCTATTTGATACCATGCTTGCACATTATCTACTCGACCCCGATTCAAGCCATAAAATGGACCGTCTGGCAGAAAATTTCCTGGGATATTCCCCGGTAGATATTGAATCACTGATCGGGAAAAAAGGAAAAAACCAGGGCAGTATGCGCGATGTGCCGCTCGATAAAATAAAAGAATATGCCTCGGAAGATGCGGACATTACCCTGCAATTGCGCGAAAAGTTTGAACCCATGATCAAGGAAGAAGGCATGGATAAACTGTTCCATGAAATAGAAACACCTTTGGTAAGGGTATTGGCAGAAATGGAAAAGGAAGGCGTGGCGCTGGATACCGATTTTCTGAAAAAATATTCTGAAACGCTGAACACGGATATTTTAAAGCACCGTGAAAAAGTTTTTGAACTGGCCGGCACGGAATTCAATATGGATTCTCCAAAGCAATTGGGGACTGTGCTTTTTGACAAGATGGAAATTCCCTATACCGGCAAAAAAACCAAAACCGGGCAGTATTCCACCAATGAGGAAAAACTCTCAAAGCTGGCCAATGAACATGAAATCGTGGAATATATCCTCGATTATCGTGAGCTGACCAAGCTCAAATCTACCTATGTGGATGCATTGCCCAATGCCATCAACCCCAAAACCGGGCGGGTACATTCCCACTTTTTGCAAACTGTAACCGCTACCGGTAGGCTCAGTTCCAATAATCCCAATTTGCAAAATATACCTATCCGCACAGAGCGCGGTAGGAAAGTAAGACAGGCATTTATTCCACGTAGCGAGGAATATGTAATAATGGCCGCTGATTATTCGCAAATCGAACTTCGGTTGGTAGCTGATATTAGCGGAGATGAGGCCATGCTCAATGCTTTCAAGGAGGGACAGGATATTCACGCTTCAACTGCGGCAAAATTGTATAAAGTGCCCTTGGAAGAAGTCACACGAAAAATGCGCGGCAATGCCAAAATGGTCAACTTCGGGATTATCTATGGCATTTCTGCCTATGGCCTTTCGCAAAGGGCCAATATTCCAAGAAGAGATGCAGCACAGATGATTGAAGATTATTTCAAGGAATATTCCGGTATTAAAAAATACATGACGGAATCGGTGGAATTTGCAAAGAAAAACGGTTACGCAAAAACACTGATGGGCAGAAAACGCTATTTGCGCGACATCGATTCCCGCAATGCAACGGTAAGGGGATTTGCAGAACGTAATGCCATCAACACCCCTATTCAGGGCAGTGCTGCTGATATGATAAAAATTGCAATGGTAGCTTTACATAAAGAATTGGCACAAAAAAACTGGAAGTCGAAATTGACGCTACAAGTGCATGATGAACTGGTGTTTGATGCGCACAAAGATGAATTAGAGGAGCTGAAACCCCTGGTAGAAAGCTGTATGAAAAATACATTAGACCTAAAAGTCCCTATTCTTGTGGAAATGGGAACCGGAAAGAATTGGCTTGAAGCACATTAA
- a CDS encoding OmpA family protein, producing MKKLLILLILLTGISVQESFSQKMKLNKADKKLNLFDFDKSVETYEKVLEKNPSNFEAIHGLANAYRIRGDYATAVGWYEQVVADTANVSPKDYLHYGQCLRFVRDYEKAQQNFIKYAELAPEDPRSKLLNVSYEEVKQLIKDSLYFGVQFLDFNDESQEFSPAFYKDSSIVFPSSRNEGSKIDDYWYNKPFFDLYISEMSDSGHAKPKRLDSDVNNRYHEGPLAFDTSFTTMYFTRNNYVKRKKETGEENIMRLKIFSAKSSGDSSNVSWGNLKELPFNSDEYSCGHPTLTQDGKMLYFSSDMPGGYGTLDLYSVEIDSNGRFGEPKNLGPEINTAGEESFPYIHPDGTLYFASDARKGLGGLDVYYSKKENTAWSEPVNMNYPINTNADDFGLIMRKDKKTGYLSSNRGGDFDNDNILSFDDKGMLLKGFVYDGETDKRLEGADVYLVENGDTLDQMKTDSLGKFGFWVALGNVYDIGAAKITYQPNQKNVSTENLDAELPPVKIPLYRSDLVLKGKVVELKSQNPIPDAMVLLESQEREALDSMMSDQNGGFSFPIDYDMEYVLSAEKHAWFLVSEKRINTSLAVFDTSKLIYQDLQMTKLEMTRLDEGAVIKLENIYYDFDKYNIRPDAAEELDRIVKYLIKYPEMELELRSHTDSRGSDTYNKWLSEKRAESAVKYLIDKGAKLNQLTPKGYGESLLVNECSNGVKCSRAKHQDNRRTEFKVLKAPDALEIETEVIED from the coding sequence ATGAAAAAACTACTCATCCTCCTGATTTTACTTACGGGAATAAGCGTGCAAGAGTCATTTTCCCAGAAAATGAAACTCAATAAAGCAGATAAAAAACTCAATCTCTTTGATTTTGATAAATCTGTGGAAACCTACGAGAAAGTGTTGGAAAAGAACCCTTCAAATTTTGAAGCCATTCACGGCTTAGCGAATGCATACCGTATACGTGGGGATTATGCTACTGCTGTGGGTTGGTACGAACAAGTAGTTGCTGACACTGCAAATGTGAGCCCAAAAGATTATCTGCACTACGGGCAATGCCTGCGCTTTGTGAGGGATTATGAAAAGGCACAGCAAAATTTCATTAAATATGCAGAATTGGCTCCTGAGGATCCCCGTAGTAAACTATTGAATGTCAGCTATGAAGAGGTCAAACAACTGATAAAAGATTCATTGTATTTCGGTGTGCAATTTCTCGATTTTAACGATGAGTCGCAGGAATTCAGCCCGGCATTTTATAAAGACAGCAGTATTGTTTTTCCCTCATCGAGAAATGAAGGATCCAAAATAGACGATTACTGGTACAACAAACCTTTTTTCGATCTCTATATATCTGAAATGAGTGATTCGGGCCATGCCAAGCCCAAAAGACTGGACTCTGATGTAAACAACAGGTATCACGAAGGGCCGCTGGCTTTTGATACCTCATTCACCACAATGTACTTTACCCGCAATAATTATGTTAAGCGCAAAAAAGAAACCGGAGAGGAAAATATTATGCGATTGAAAATATTTTCTGCAAAAAGCAGTGGTGATAGTTCAAATGTGAGTTGGGGGAACCTTAAAGAACTGCCCTTTAACAGCGATGAATATTCCTGCGGCCACCCCACACTTACGCAAGATGGCAAAATGCTTTATTTTTCATCGGATATGCCAGGCGGGTATGGCACTCTTGATTTGTACAGTGTAGAAATTGACAGCAATGGCCGTTTTGGAGAACCCAAAAACCTCGGCCCTGAAATCAACACAGCCGGAGAGGAATCCTTTCCCTATATACATCCTGATGGCACCTTGTATTTTGCCTCCGATGCCCGAAAAGGACTGGGCGGGCTCGATGTGTATTATTCCAAAAAAGAAAATACCGCTTGGTCGGAGCCGGTCAATATGAATTACCCGATCAATACCAATGCGGATGATTTTGGGCTGATTATGAGAAAAGATAAAAAGACAGGTTATTTATCTTCCAACAGGGGCGGTGATTTTGACAATGACAATATCCTTTCTTTTGATGACAAAGGAATGCTGCTAAAGGGCTTTGTATATGATGGTGAAACCGATAAAAGACTGGAAGGTGCTGACGTATATTTAGTTGAAAATGGGGATACACTGGATCAAATGAAAACAGACAGTTTGGGCAAATTTGGTTTTTGGGTAGCGCTGGGAAATGTTTATGACATTGGAGCTGCGAAAATCACTTATCAACCCAATCAAAAAAATGTAAGTACAGAAAACCTGGATGCAGAATTGCCCCCGGTTAAAATACCTTTGTATAGAAGTGATCTTGTGCTTAAAGGTAAAGTGGTGGAATTGAAGTCACAAAATCCTATACCGGATGCAATGGTATTGCTTGAAAGCCAGGAAAGAGAAGCCCTGGATTCAATGATGTCTGATCAGAACGGAGGGTTTAGCTTTCCTATTGACTACGATATGGAATATGTATTGAGTGCTGAAAAACATGCCTGGTTTTTGGTGAGTGAAAAAAGAATTAATACAAGTTTAGCAGTTTTTGATACTTCAAAATTAATTTACCAGGATTTGCAAATGACCAAGCTTGAAATGACAAGACTCGATGAAGGTGCCGTAATTAAGCTGGAAAATATTTACTATGATTTTGACAAGTACAATATCCGTCCCGATGCGGCTGAGGAATTGGATCGGATTGTAAAATACCTGATAAAATATCCCGAAATGGAACTTGAGCTAAGATCACATACAGACAGCCGTGGAAGCGACACCTATAATAAGTGGCTCTCAGAAAAAAGAGCGGAATCAGCAGTGAAATACCTGATAGATAAAGGGGCAAAATTAAATCAATTAACACCCAAAGGCTATGGCGAATCTCTATTGGTAAATGAATGTTCAAACGGTGTTAAATGCTCCAGGGCAAAACACCAGGACAACAGAAGAACCGAATTCAAAGTGCTGAAAGCTCCAGATGCGCTTGAAATTGAAACCGAAGTGATTGAAGATTAG
- the pdxH gene encoding pyridoxamine 5'-phosphate oxidase: MPNSEKLRYLRKNYGISVLELEKMEADPYTEFKQWFSKALSCEEIDEANIMVLASSGENMQPSARIVLLKGFEPDGLIFYTNYKGRKGEQLAENPRASLLFFWGPLERQVRIEGKVEKVSPEASDEYFHSRPKGSQLGAIASEQSTEIPSRQVLEDRLSELEKKYANTDKIPRPEHWGGYTLKPHYWEFWQGRPNRLHDRIAYQLDGSGEWKMSRLAP; the protein is encoded by the coding sequence ATGCCCAATTCTGAAAAACTGAGGTATTTGAGAAAGAATTATGGAATTAGTGTTTTAGAGTTGGAAAAAATGGAAGCAGATCCATACACAGAATTTAAACAATGGTTTTCCAAAGCACTTTCCTGTGAAGAGATAGACGAGGCTAACATTATGGTTTTGGCAAGTTCAGGTGAAAACATGCAGCCCTCAGCCCGTATTGTCTTACTTAAAGGATTTGAACCAGATGGCTTGATTTTTTATACCAATTACAAGGGCAGAAAAGGAGAACAACTGGCAGAAAATCCTAGGGCTTCACTTTTGTTTTTTTGGGGCCCTTTGGAAAGACAAGTGAGAATAGAAGGAAAAGTGGAAAAAGTAAGCCCTGAAGCCTCTGATGAATATTTTCATTCCCGTCCCAAAGGCAGCCAACTTGGAGCAATTGCCTCAGAACAAAGCACTGAAATTCCTTCTCGCCAAGTGCTGGAAGATAGATTAAGCGAATTGGAAAAGAAATATGCTAATACTGATAAAATTCCACGCCCTGAACACTGGGGCGGCTATACTTTGAAACCCCACTACTGGGAATTTTGGCAGGGCAGACCCAATCGCCTGCACGATAGAATAGCATACCAGCTTGATGGATCAGGGGAATGGAAAATGTCAAGACTTGCGCCCTGA